Genomic segment of Deinococcus sp. YIM 134068:
GGGCGAGGTTGGCGTATTCCAGCCGCACCTGAAGCCGCTTGATCGCTCGGTCGAGGATGGAGGCGTGGTCGAAGGCGAGCCGGGGCGGATGGTGGGCCGGGAACCAGTCGGCCCCGAGGGTGTGCCCACCGCCCACCACACGCACGGTCCCATGCGGCAGGACCGCGAGGTGCGCCACCGACACGACGCGCCCGCGCGGATCGCGGCTCGGCTCCCCGAAGGTGTAGAACTGCTCCAGGTGCCGGGGTTCGAGTTCCACGGTCGTCTCGGTCCGCAACTCGCGCAAGGCCGCCTCGTGCAGCGCCTCGCCGGGATGCACGAAGCCGCCCGGCAGCGCCCAGTCCCGCGCGTGCGGCAATTCGCCCCGCTCCACGAGCAGCACCCGCAACTCCCCGGCGTGCATGGCGAACGCCGCCACGTCCACGGCGAGGCCCACCTGCGTCGCCTGCGGCGGGAGCGAAAGAGTCCCCATAGGCCAAACTCTAGATTTGGTGTCCCAGGTACGTCAAGGACTAAGTGTAGGACGTTGCCTATGCAAAGGCGCTGGAGAACGTGCTTTCGACCGGGGTTAGCGTAGTGGGTCGAGGCTCTCCCCGAAGGAGGGGCCGCATCTACCGCTGGCGGCTGGAAGCTGGAAGCTGGCCGCCCGCACCTCCCCAGCGACGCCCGACCACGTGGTAGAATGACCCGTCATGCCGGCAAAAGGCGTGTGAGCCGTCTGCCCGCCAGCGCGCGGGGGACGTGCGGAGGTGATTACAATAGCGAAAGAACATAAGGTCAACGACCAGATTCGCGTGCGTCAGATTCGGCTGATCGGCGCGGAGGGTGAGCAGGTGGGCATCATCGACACGCGCGACGCCCTGAACATGGCCCGCGAGCAGGGGCTGGACCTCG
This window contains:
- a CDS encoding NUDIX hydrolase is translated as MGTLSLPPQATQVGLAVDVAAFAMHAGELRVLLVERGELPHARDWALPGGFVHPGEALHEAALRELRTETTVELEPRHLEQFYTFGEPSRDPRGRVVSVAHLAVLPHGTVRVVGGGHTLGADWFPAHHPPRLAFDHASILDRAIKRLQVRLEYANLALEFLPDTFTLPELQTVYEAILDRQLDKRNFRKRLLAQGILVASGERRSGVGRPAQLYRRAKGTRAGAL